The proteins below are encoded in one region of Lactuca sativa cultivar Salinas chromosome 3, Lsat_Salinas_v11, whole genome shotgun sequence:
- the LOC111914365 gene encoding oleosin, producing MATTYDRQHHTAQHHTAQPHFRYDRTTGDKLPYPQPGPSGSKIMAIMALLPIGGILLGLAGITLVGTMIGLAVATPVFIIFSPVIVPAILTIGLAVTGFLTSGTFGLTGLSSLSYLVNLLRQSTPSLQDQIDYAKETVQDVGMYTGQKTKEMGQTIQQKAHEIGPQGQTGQGHQVGGGVHVQTAGGKEGGKVGDRT from the coding sequence ATGGCAACTACTTACGACCGTCAGCACCACACCGCCCAACACCACACCGCCCAACCCCACTTCCGCTATGACCGCACCACCGGCGATAAACTCCCTTACCCGCAACCAGGTCCATCCGGCAGCAAAATAATGGCGATCATGGCCTTACTTCCAATCGGCGGGATCTTACTTGGCCTAGCGGGAATCACCCTCGTCGGAACAATGATCGGACTTGCTGTTGCTACTCCGGTGTTCATCATTTTCAGCCCTGTTATTGTCCCTGCGATTTTAACAATCGGCTTGGCTGTCACTGGGTTTTTGACTTCGGGAACTTTTGGGTTGACTGGGCTGAGCTCGTTGTCGTACTTGGTGAACCTGTTGAGGCAGTCAACACCGTCGCTTCAAGATCAGATAGACTATGCGAAGGAAACAGTTCAGGATGTCGGAATGTATACTGGCCAGAAGACGAAGGAGATGGGTCAGACGATTCAGCAGAAGGCTCATGAGATCGGACCTCAGGGTCAGACTGGTCAAGGGCATCAAGTTGGTGGAGGTGTTCATGTTCAAACTGCTGGAGGGAAAGAAGGTGGGAAAGTTGGTGATCGGACTTGA